A genomic region of Mycobacteriales bacterium contains the following coding sequences:
- a CDS encoding thermonuclease family protein, with protein sequence MRRSPLLALLLVAGCQSAATTVGPSFVALPVPGGAQEATVVRHTDGDTLTLRGRGTGPLPGEPTKVRLLLVDTPEDGDVPECFGPEASQALAQRVPVGSTVRVTADRQRTDRFGRTLLYVWDDEGRNLQQHLLADGFAQVLVVRPNTEHLEAMRAAEDVGRAQGRGVWACGN encoded by the coding sequence ATGCGCCGCAGCCCCCTCCTCGCGCTCCTGCTGGTTGCCGGCTGTCAGAGCGCCGCGACGACCGTGGGCCCGTCCTTCGTCGCGCTGCCGGTCCCTGGCGGCGCGCAGGAGGCCACCGTCGTGCGTCACACCGACGGCGACACCCTGACGCTGCGCGGACGCGGCACCGGCCCGCTGCCGGGAGAGCCGACGAAGGTCCGGCTGCTGCTCGTCGACACCCCCGAGGACGGCGACGTCCCGGAGTGCTTCGGGCCCGAGGCGTCGCAGGCCCTGGCCCAGCGGGTGCCTGTCGGGTCGACCGTGCGGGTCACGGCCGACCGGCAGCGCACGGACCGCTTCGGCCGCACCCTGCTCTACGTCTGGGACGACGAGGGGCGCAACCTGCAGCAGCACCTGCTGGCGGACGGCTTCGCACAGGTCCTCGTCGTACGCCCCAACACCGAGCACCTCGAGGCGATGCGCGCCGCCGAGGACGTGGGTCGCGCGCAGGGCCGGGGTGTCTGGGCGTGCGGCAACTAG